In Burkholderia sp. GAS332, one DNA window encodes the following:
- a CDS encoding rare lipoprotein A yields the protein MRLDNLIARLMKTRLTRGLGTLFAFFVLAGCATPPGASTSASDAPLSTKNTQAGSFGPQSFGTASASDAAAKDTPLADAKPLTDDSSGISDFHQSGRASWYGRAFHGRLTANGERFDMHSLTAAHRTLPLGSYVRVTNPATSLSVVVRINDRGPYARGRIIDLSMAAASALHMRHAGTARVEIEGLTQQEARAEMNQTLASN from the coding sequence ATGCGGCTCGACAATTTGATTGCACGTCTTATGAAAACTCGGTTAACCCGTGGTCTGGGGACTCTTTTTGCCTTTTTTGTGCTGGCCGGCTGTGCCACGCCTCCGGGCGCGAGCACTTCCGCAAGCGATGCACCGCTTAGCACGAAGAATACGCAGGCAGGCTCCTTCGGCCCGCAATCCTTCGGTACCGCGTCGGCCTCCGACGCAGCCGCCAAGGACACGCCGCTGGCAGACGCCAAACCGCTTACTGACGATAGTTCGGGCATTTCGGACTTTCATCAGAGCGGTCGCGCGTCGTGGTACGGTCGGGCCTTCCATGGCCGCCTCACCGCCAACGGCGAACGTTTTGATATGCATTCGCTGACCGCGGCGCATCGTACGTTGCCGCTCGGCTCGTATGTGCGCGTGACCAATCCGGCCACCTCGCTCTCCGTGGTCGTGCGCATCAACGACCGCGGCCCGTATGCGCGCGGCCGGATTATTGACCTGTCGATGGCCGCCGCATCCGCGCTCCACATGCGCCATGCCGGTACGGCGCGGGTCGAGATCGAAGGTTTGACGCAGCAGGAAGCACGTGCTGAGATGAATCAAACGCTGGCGTCGAACTAA
- a CDS encoding Glyoxylase, beta-lactamase superfamily II codes for MWHAQFLVHGAHYTQKKFLGWQATENLDEFSLLLQKWAAESPLERGLSALDEGRRDAGTINVFPAAPSPMKVTLIPVTPFQQNSSLLVCEATGRAAVVDPGGDLDVIQGEITRQNVTVEKVFLTHGHIDHCAGAKTLATHYGVPIEGPHPDESFWLDKLPDQSTRFGFPAAEAFEPDRWLQDNETVQFGNETLEVYHCPGHTPGHVVFFSRAHRLALVGDVLFAGSIGRTDFPRGNHADLIRAIREKLWPLGDDVTFVPGHGPTSTFGAERRTNPYVADGVKA; via the coding sequence GTGTGGCATGCACAATTCCTTGTGCATGGAGCGCATTATACCCAAAAGAAATTTTTGGGATGGCAAGCGACTGAAAACCTTGATGAATTTTCACTCCTGCTGCAAAAATGGGCAGCCGAAAGCCCGCTGGAACGGGGCCTCAGCGCCCTCGACGAGGGTCGACGAGACGCCGGTACAATCAACGTTTTTCCAGCGGCGCCGTCACCCATGAAAGTCACCCTGATCCCTGTCACGCCGTTCCAGCAGAACAGCTCGCTGCTCGTTTGCGAGGCAACCGGACGCGCGGCCGTCGTCGATCCGGGCGGCGACCTGGATGTCATCCAGGGAGAAATTACACGCCAGAACGTGACGGTTGAAAAAGTGTTCCTCACGCATGGCCACATCGATCACTGTGCCGGGGCGAAGACGCTCGCCACGCATTACGGCGTGCCGATCGAAGGTCCGCATCCCGACGAAAGCTTCTGGCTCGACAAGCTGCCGGATCAAAGCACGCGCTTCGGTTTCCCCGCCGCCGAGGCATTCGAACCGGACCGTTGGCTGCAAGACAACGAGACCGTGCAATTCGGCAACGAAACCCTCGAGGTCTATCACTGCCCCGGCCACACACCGGGTCACGTGGTGTTCTTCAGCCGCGCCCATCGGCTCGCGCTGGTCGGCGACGTGCTGTTCGCCGGCTCGATCGGCCGCACGGATTTTCCGCGCGGCAATCACGCCGATCTGATCCGCGCGATCCGCGAAAAACTCTGGCCGCTCGGCGACGACGTCACCTTCGTGCCGGGCCACGGTCCGACCTCCACGTTCGGCGCCGAACGCCGCACCAATCCGTATGTGGCAGACGGAGTCAAAGCATGA